Proteins from a single region of Veillonellaceae bacterium:
- a CDS encoding septum formation inhibitor Maf, with translation MAIILASASPRRRELLAQIGCEFKVVTSDIIEDNEQNIDPNQLAMAHAAAKAKAVAVLVNRDDVVIGADTIVVLDGKVYGKPVDVDDAKRMLLSLSGREHQVITGLAVAHRGLLFTDCAVTIVKMANLTAEDIDNYVASGEPMDKAGAYAIQGKGAVFIDGIEGCYSNVVGLPLRRLAKILAKVGVSVS, from the coding sequence ATGGCGATTATTTTGGCCTCGGCCTCGCCGCGTCGCCGCGAGTTATTAGCTCAAATCGGCTGCGAATTTAAAGTTGTTACAAGTGATATTATAGAGGATAATGAGCAGAATATTGATCCCAACCAGCTCGCGATGGCTCATGCTGCAGCCAAAGCTAAGGCTGTTGCTGTGTTAGTTAACCGTGATGATGTTGTAATTGGCGCTGATACCATAGTTGTACTAGACGGTAAAGTGTATGGTAAGCCAGTGGACGTCGATGATGCCAAGAGAATGCTTCTTAGCCTTAGCGGGCGTGAGCATCAGGTAATCACCGGCCTCGCCGTAGCACATCGGGGCTTACTATTTACAGATTGTGCAGTTACGATAGTAAAAATGGCAAATTTAACGGCCGAGGATATTGATAACTATGTTGCCAGCGGTGAGCCGATGGATAAGGCCGGAGCTTATGCGATTCAGGGAAAAGGTGCTGTTTTTATTGATGGTATCGAAGGTTGTTATTCTAATGTAGTTGGATTACCGCTAAGAAGGCTTGCTAAAATCTTGGCGAAGGTTGGCGTGAGTGTGTCATGA
- a CDS encoding DUF4321 domain-containing protein, translating into MRGSKSASYGILALFMITGAVLGGILGEIIATSSMLSGVAPYFVKTFPIFDLPPVTINLYVIKLAIGFALYPNLISILGMIIAIILYRRF; encoded by the coding sequence TTGAGAGGCAGTAAAAGTGCAAGTTATGGTATTTTAGCGCTGTTTATGATTACCGGCGCGGTATTGGGAGGCATATTAGGCGAGATTATTGCAACATCCTCTATGCTGTCAGGGGTAGCCCCTTATTTTGTAAAAACTTTTCCGATTTTTGATTTGCCCCCTGTAACGATAAATTTATATGTGATAAAATTGGCCATAGGGTTCGCACTTTATCCTAATTTAATTAGCATTTTGGGAATGATAATAGCGATAATTCTCTATCGTCGGTTTTAA
- a CDS encoding ArsB/NhaD family transporter, producing MSENAWLAITIFIIVYSIIVSEKIHRTKIALIGAILVILAAIMPQSEAIAKIDFNTLGLLIGMMIIVAIAMRTGMFQYAAVKLAKQAKGKPVRIMTAFFIFTAITSALLDNVTTVLLVTPIIFSVTSVLNINPIPFIVSEIFASNIGGTATLIGDPPNIMIGGATGLGFNDFLFNLAPAVIVIAIITNWLFIMLYRKKLVVSDDAEARIMGLDEHSYLTDKKLLVKVLAVLCFTIAGFALHQMLHLDSATVAMAGAAVLLLISGLEPDEIFKEVEWNTIFFFIGLFIIVGGLEATGVIYRIAEWSLSVTNSDWAMMHILILWLSAIASAFIDNIPFVATMIPLIKSMAKISGVDVTTLWWALSLGACLGGNGTIIGASANVVVSSIAASRGYVLTFIDFMKIAFPLMIVSIIIAHIYIYLRFLM from the coding sequence ATGAGTGAGAATGCCTGGCTTGCTATAACGATTTTTATAATTGTTTATAGCATTATTGTGTCAGAAAAAATTCACCGCACCAAAATCGCCTTGATTGGGGCAATTTTGGTTATCTTAGCGGCTATTATGCCTCAAAGTGAAGCGATTGCTAAAATTGACTTCAATACCTTAGGATTACTTATAGGTATGATGATTATTGTGGCGATTGCAATGCGGACAGGTATGTTTCAATATGCTGCCGTAAAACTGGCTAAACAGGCTAAAGGTAAACCAGTGCGGATAATGACGGCATTTTTTATTTTTACGGCAATAACATCGGCGCTTTTAGATAACGTTACTACAGTTCTGCTTGTTACTCCGATTATTTTTTCGGTTACAAGTGTGCTCAATATTAATCCAATCCCCTTTATAGTTTCAGAAATATTTGCGTCCAATATCGGTGGTACGGCTACTTTGATAGGCGACCCACCTAATATTATGATTGGCGGTGCTACTGGACTCGGCTTTAACGATTTCTTATTTAATCTTGCTCCAGCTGTTATAGTAATCGCCATAATAACAAATTGGTTATTTATTATGCTTTACCGTAAAAAACTTGTTGTTTCGGACGATGCTGAAGCACGAATAATGGGACTTGATGAACATTCATATCTGACTGACAAAAAACTTCTTGTTAAGGTTTTGGCAGTGCTGTGCTTTACTATTGCCGGTTTTGCCCTGCACCAAATGCTTCATTTAGATTCAGCGACAGTGGCAATGGCCGGCGCTGCTGTTCTGCTGCTTATATCCGGGTTAGAGCCTGATGAGATATTCAAAGAAGTAGAATGGAATACTATCTTCTTCTTTATTGGTTTGTTCATAATTGTTGGCGGACTTGAGGCGACTGGCGTAATTTACAGGATAGCAGAATGGAGTTTAAGTGTTACCAATTCCGATTGGGCAATGATGCATATTCTAATTCTGTGGCTATCAGCTATTGCGTCGGCGTTCATCGACAATATCCCCTTTGTTGCAACAATGATTCCGCTAATAAAGTCGATGGCAAAAATAAGCGGTGTGGATGTAACAACCTTATGGTGGGCTTTGTCGTTAGGCGCTTGCTTAGGCGGCAACGGTACAATTATCGGTGCTTCGGCAAACGTTGTTGTTTCCAGTATTGCAGCTTCGCGTGGCTATGTTTTAACTTTCATAGACTTTATGAAAATTGCATTTCCATTAATGATTGTTTCCATTATAATTGCGCATATCTATATATATTTAAGGTTTCTTATGTAG
- a CDS encoding biotin/lipoyl-binding protein translates to MKKFNITVNGTSYQVEVEEVAAQAAAKPAAAPAAKPAAAPAPAAAPAPAAAAPAPAVVGAGDTAVKAPMPGKIIRLVAEAGKQVKKGEVLVILEAMKMQNEITAPVAGTLKSINVAANQGVKPGDILAVIG, encoded by the coding sequence ATGAAAAAATTTAATATTACTGTTAATGGTACTTCTTACCAAGTTGAAGTAGAGGAAGTTGCAGCTCAAGCTGCTGCTAAGCCTGCAGCAGCTCCTGCCGCTAAACCTGCAGCCGCTCCTGCTCCGGCAGCTGCTCCTGCTCCTGCTGCAGCCGCTCCTGCTCCTGCTGTTGTTGGCGCAGGCGATACTGCTGTTAAAGCTCCAATGCCTGGCAAAATCATCAGACTGGTTGCTGAAGCTGGCAAACAAGTTAAGAAAGGCGAAGTTCTTGTAATTCTTGAAGCTATGAAAATGCAAAACGAAATCACTGCTCCAGTTGCAGGAACTCTTAAGTCTATCAATGTTGCTGCAAATCAAGGCGTAAAACCTGGCGATATCTTAGCTGTTATCGGCTAA
- a CDS encoding methylmalonyl-CoA carboxyltransferase, translating into MATVQEKIQELRAKQEKVKLGGGAKRVEKQHSQGKLTARERIEKFFDAGTFVELDQFVSHRCVNFGMSEKEIPAEGVVTGYGLVNGRLVYAFAQDFTVEGGSLGEMHAAKICKVLDLAVKMGVPVIGINDSGGARIQEAVDALAGYGKIFHRNTLASGVIPQISVIMGPCAGGAVYSPALTDFIYMVKNTSQMFITGPAVIKSVTAEEVTAEDLGGAMTHNSTSGVAHFAAENDEDCIEQIRYLLGFLPDNNLDEAPQVETGDDPNRMDDGLNALLPDNPNMPYDMFDVIKSIVDNGEYYEVHKYYAQNIITCFARFDGRTVGIIANQPSVMAGCLDINASDKASRFIRFCDAFNIPLLNLVDVPGFLPGVDQEYGGIIRHGAKLLYAYSEATVPKITVITRKAYGGSYLAMCSQDLGADQVLAWPTAEIAVMGPAGAANIIFRKDPDVKEKTAKYTEEFATPYKAAERGFVDIVIEPKETRPRVITALNMLASKREARPAKKHGNIPL; encoded by the coding sequence ATGGCTACTGTCCAAGAAAAAATTCAGGAACTCAGAGCAAAGCAGGAAAAGGTTAAGCTCGGTGGTGGCGCAAAACGTGTAGAAAAACAACATTCTCAAGGTAAACTTACTGCACGTGAACGGATTGAGAAGTTTTTTGACGCCGGTACTTTTGTCGAACTCGATCAATTCGTAAGTCATCGCTGTGTCAATTTCGGCATGAGCGAAAAAGAAATTCCTGCAGAAGGCGTTGTAACAGGTTACGGCCTGGTTAACGGACGTCTTGTGTATGCCTTTGCCCAAGACTTCACTGTTGAAGGTGGTTCACTGGGTGAAATGCATGCTGCTAAAATTTGCAAAGTGCTAGACCTTGCTGTAAAAATGGGTGTACCAGTTATCGGAATTAATGATTCCGGCGGAGCCCGTATTCAAGAAGCTGTTGATGCACTTGCAGGATATGGAAAGATTTTCCATAGAAACACTTTGGCTTCAGGCGTAATTCCGCAAATTTCAGTTATCATGGGTCCATGTGCTGGCGGCGCCGTGTATTCACCGGCTCTGACTGACTTCATCTACATGGTTAAAAACACCAGCCAAATGTTCATTACCGGTCCTGCTGTTATTAAATCGGTAACTGCCGAGGAAGTTACAGCCGAAGACCTGGGTGGCGCTATGACTCACAACAGTACTTCAGGTGTTGCTCACTTTGCCGCTGAAAATGATGAGGACTGCATTGAGCAAATCCGTTATCTGTTAGGTTTCTTGCCTGACAATAACTTAGATGAGGCTCCACAGGTAGAAACCGGTGACGATCCCAATCGTATGGATGATGGCTTAAATGCGCTGCTACCTGATAATCCTAATATGCCTTATGACATGTTTGATGTTATCAAATCTATTGTCGATAACGGCGAATACTATGAAGTACACAAGTACTATGCTCAAAATATCATTACTTGCTTTGCCCGCTTTGACGGTCGCACTGTAGGTATTATTGCTAACCAACCTTCAGTTATGGCTGGTTGCTTAGATATTAATGCATCGGACAAAGCTTCCCGCTTTATCCGTTTCTGTGACGCTTTCAATATTCCGCTGTTAAATCTTGTTGACGTACCTGGTTTCCTGCCAGGCGTTGATCAAGAGTACGGTGGTATTATCCGCCACGGCGCAAAGCTTCTGTATGCTTACTCGGAAGCAACAGTTCCCAAAATTACTGTAATTACTCGTAAAGCTTATGGCGGTTCATACCTTGCTATGTGTTCACAAGACTTAGGTGCTGACCAAGTTTTAGCTTGGCCGACTGCTGAGATTGCTGTAATGGGCCCAGCTGGTGCTGCTAATATCATTTTCCGTAAGGATCCTGATGTTAAAGAAAAAACCGCAAAATATACTGAGGAATTTGCCACTCCGTATAAAGCAGCAGAGCGCGGCTTCGTGGATATTGTAATCGAGCCGAAAGAAACCAGACCGCGCGTCATCACCGCCTTGAATATGCTGGCAAGCAAACGTGAAGCACGCCCTGCTAAAAAGCACGGCAATATCCCGCTATAA
- the mce gene encoding methylmalonyl-CoA epimerase gives MFKTLRLDHVGIAVKDLEQAKKFYTEVLGMTAMGEEVVEQQKVKVCFIPCGDSEVELLESTSPDGPIAKFIEKNGEGIQHIAIRVDDINAALADLKAKGVRLIDQEPRYGAGGASIAFIHPKATGGILLELSERK, from the coding sequence ATGTTTAAAACTTTAAGACTAGACCATGTCGGTATTGCTGTAAAAGACTTAGAGCAAGCTAAAAAGTTTTATACAGAAGTTCTGGGCATGACTGCAATGGGTGAAGAAGTTGTTGAACAACAAAAAGTAAAAGTATGCTTCATTCCTTGCGGTGACAGCGAAGTTGAGCTTCTGGAATCGACTTCCCCCGACGGCCCTATCGCTAAATTCATTGAGAAAAATGGCGAAGGTATTCAGCACATAGCAATCAGAGTTGATGACATCAATGCAGCTTTGGCAGATCTCAAAGCTAAAGGTGTTCGTCTGATTGACCAAGAACCTCGCTACGGCGCTGGCGGCGCAAGTATTGCTTTTATTCATCCTAAAGCTACTGGTGGTATACTGCTTGAATTATCCGAGCGTAAATAA
- the meaB gene encoding methylmalonyl Co-A mutase-associated GTPase MeaB yields the protein MNIVEDLLAGSRLALSRAITAVENEYDNAIEIMQKLYTHTGRAHVIGITGPPGAGKSTLTDKLAKEYRRQGKTVGIVAIDPTSPFSGGAILGDRIRMNDLTMDEGVFIRSMGTRGSLGGLSRKTADAVKILDAFGKDVIFIETVGVGQSEVDIVKAADTTLVVLVPGLGDDIQAIKAGILEIGDIFGINKADREGVDRLNIELEMMLDLNQDMVDWRPPIKRTVASRNEGIVELVATINDHIAHLHESGKLTVRRTERTKNELLAMLNEQLGRYVLKHVQASGEFDQMVTDIEQRKNDPYTAVSGILSAVLR from the coding sequence ATGAATATTGTAGAGGATTTGCTGGCCGGTTCACGTTTGGCATTATCGAGGGCCATAACGGCTGTTGAAAATGAGTATGATAATGCGATAGAAATTATGCAAAAACTCTATACTCACACAGGCCGGGCCCATGTAATCGGTATAACTGGTCCTCCGGGAGCAGGGAAAAGCACACTCACCGACAAACTGGCCAAAGAATATCGGCGTCAGGGAAAAACGGTGGGTATTGTTGCGATTGACCCGACAAGTCCTTTTTCAGGCGGCGCCATCTTGGGTGACCGCATCAGAATGAACGATCTTACAATGGACGAAGGCGTTTTCATCCGAAGCATGGGTACGAGAGGTAGTCTTGGCGGTTTGTCGCGTAAGACTGCTGATGCAGTGAAAATATTAGATGCTTTTGGTAAAGACGTAATTTTTATTGAAACAGTTGGCGTAGGCCAGTCAGAGGTTGACATAGTTAAAGCGGCTGATACTACGTTAGTTGTTCTCGTGCCTGGCCTTGGTGACGATATACAGGCAATTAAGGCCGGTATCCTTGAAATTGGCGATATTTTCGGGATTAATAAAGCTGATCGCGAAGGTGTCGACCGTTTAAATATCGAACTTGAAATGATGCTTGATCTCAATCAGGATATGGTCGATTGGCGCCCGCCGATAAAGCGGACAGTTGCCAGCCGCAACGAGGGAATCGTTGAGCTGGTGGCAACCATTAATGACCATATAGCTCATCTCCATGAATCAGGCAAGCTAACCGTCCGACGCACTGAAAGAACGAAAAATGAGCTCTTGGCTATGCTAAATGAGCAACTTGGACGTTATGTGTTAAAGCATGTGCAGGCGTCTGGCGAGTTTGATCAAATGGTGACTGATATTGAGCAGCGTAAAAATGATCCGTATACCGCTGTCAGCGGCATCTTGTCGGCTGTTCTTCGCTAA
- a CDS encoding cobalamin B12-binding domain-containing protein, giving the protein MEKTIRVLVAKPGLDGHDRGAKVVARALRDAGFEVIYTGLRQTPEQITQAALQEDVQVVALSLLSGAHNTLFPRVVELLKQEGMNDVLVIGGGVIPDADIPGLKAAGIAEVFTPGTPTSNIVDFINANVK; this is encoded by the coding sequence ATGGAAAAAACTATTAGAGTATTAGTAGCAAAACCCGGTCTTGATGGTCATGATCGCGGCGCAAAAGTCGTAGCCCGCGCTCTTCGCGACGCTGGCTTCGAAGTAATATACACTGGTCTCCGTCAAACTCCGGAGCAAATTACCCAAGCTGCATTACAGGAAGACGTACAGGTAGTAGCACTTAGCCTTCTTTCCGGCGCTCACAACACACTCTTCCCGCGTGTGGTTGAGCTTCTGAAGCAAGAAGGTATGAATGACGTGCTGGTTATCGGCGGCGGTGTTATTCCTGATGCAGACATCCCTGGTCTTAAAGCTGCAGGGATTGCTGAAGTATTTACACCTGGAACTCCGACCAGCAATATCGTTGACTTCATAAATGCTAACGTTAAATAG
- a CDS encoding methylmalonyl-CoA mutase family protein, which yields MSNETLKTKLAEYNAKVEKALAKFPERKNLAHNRLYTPLDIENVDYVNEIGFPGEYPFTRGVQPTMYRGRFWTMRMYAGFSTAEESNKRYRYLLESGGTGLSCAFDLPTQIGYDSDHQMAEGEVGKVGVAIDSLADMEILFDSIDLSKVSTSMTINAPASVLLAMYIAVAEKNGVSADKLRGTIQNDILKEYAARGTYIFPPKPSMRLITNIFEYCSANVPQWNTISISGYHIREAGSTAAQEIAFTIADGIAYVDAAIKAGLNVDDFAGRLSFFWNAHNNVLEEVAKFRASRRVWAKVMKERFGAQKPKSWMLRVHTQTAGSMLTAQQPDNNIVRVALQTAAAVMGGTQSLHTNSKDEALALPTEDSVRIALRTQQIVAYESGLADVVDPLGGSYYVEALTNQIEQEAWDYITKIDELGGAVVAIEKGYIQKEIQDSAYKWQMEVEKGDRVIVGVNKFQIEEKPIEGLLRVDASVGELQKKKLADLRARRDGAAVTKALEALRTACQDENVNLMPFILDAVKTYATLGEICGVMREVFGEYQPHATL from the coding sequence ATGAGTAATGAAACTTTGAAAACTAAACTGGCAGAGTACAATGCAAAAGTAGAAAAAGCACTAGCTAAGTTCCCCGAACGCAAGAATCTTGCTCACAACAGGCTTTACACTCCGCTTGACATCGAAAATGTTGACTACGTAAATGAAATTGGGTTCCCTGGTGAATATCCGTTTACCCGTGGCGTGCAGCCTACTATGTATCGTGGCCGTTTCTGGACCATGCGTATGTATGCAGGTTTCTCAACTGCTGAAGAATCCAATAAACGCTATCGCTATCTGTTAGAGTCGGGCGGCACAGGCCTGTCCTGCGCGTTTGACCTTCCGACCCAAATCGGTTATGACTCCGATCATCAGATGGCTGAAGGCGAAGTTGGTAAAGTAGGCGTTGCTATCGACTCTCTTGCTGACATGGAAATTCTGTTTGACAGCATTGACCTCAGCAAGGTTTCAACATCAATGACAATCAACGCTCCTGCATCAGTTCTGTTGGCAATGTACATTGCTGTAGCTGAGAAAAACGGTGTTAGCGCTGATAAACTTAGAGGTACTATTCAGAATGATATCCTGAAAGAGTACGCAGCTCGCGGCACTTATATTTTCCCGCCGAAGCCTTCAATGCGCCTAATCACTAATATCTTCGAATATTGCTCAGCAAATGTACCGCAGTGGAACACAATCTCGATCTCCGGTTATCATATTCGTGAAGCCGGTTCAACTGCTGCCCAAGAAATTGCATTCACTATCGCTGACGGTATCGCTTACGTAGACGCTGCTATTAAAGCAGGTCTTAACGTTGATGATTTTGCCGGCCGTTTGTCGTTCTTCTGGAATGCTCATAACAATGTGCTTGAAGAAGTTGCCAAGTTCCGCGCATCGCGTCGTGTATGGGCTAAAGTTATGAAAGAACGTTTTGGCGCTCAGAAACCTAAGTCCTGGATGCTGCGTGTGCACACTCAAACTGCAGGCTCCATGCTTACAGCACAACAACCTGACAACAACATTGTCCGTGTTGCCCTACAAACTGCAGCAGCTGTAATGGGTGGTACTCAATCCCTTCATACTAACTCTAAGGACGAAGCACTTGCTCTGCCTACTGAAGATTCAGTTCGCATTGCGCTCCGTACTCAACAAATCGTTGCTTACGAAAGCGGTTTAGCAGATGTTGTCGATCCGCTTGGCGGCTCCTACTATGTAGAAGCTCTTACCAACCAAATTGAGCAAGAAGCTTGGGACTATATCACAAAGATTGATGAACTCGGTGGCGCTGTTGTGGCTATTGAAAAAGGCTATATTCAAAAAGAAATCCAAGACAGTGCTTACAAATGGCAAATGGAAGTTGAAAAAGGCGACCGCGTAATCGTTGGCGTTAACAAATTCCAAATCGAAGAAAAACCTATTGAAGGTCTACTCCGTGTTGACGCTTCAGTTGGCGAACTTCAAAAGAAAAAGCTGGCTGATCTCAGAGCAAGACGCGATGGTGCTGCTGTTACCAAAGCACTTGAAGCACTCAGAACAGCTTGCCAAGATGAAAATGTTAACCTTATGCCATTTATTCTTGATGCAGTTAAAACATATGCAACACTCGGCGAAATTTGTGGCGTAATGCGTGAAGTATTCGGCGAATACCAACCGCACGCAACATTATAA
- a CDS encoding acetyl-CoA hydrolase/transferase family protein: MIDIRDRVRNKALHAKIVSAEEAAAIIKPGMNVATSGFTPAGYPKAVPLALAERMKKEPFQINLWTGASVGKELDGALTEVNGIARRMPYQTNTELRNALNKGQVQYFDLHLSESAQLSRYGFLGGKVDVAIVEACAITEEGHIIPTTSMGNTASFVQSADIVIVEVNTTQPLELEGMHDVYVPLDPPHRLPIPVVKADDRIGTTYIPCGLDKIKYIVPCDIGDDVRPFAPLDEDSKAMSQFAINFFRDEIKAGRLPENLLPLQSGVGSVANAVISGFVDSDFKDLQVYTEVIQDGMLDLADAGKLKFASGTSFSPSPDGLDRLYSNIDKYRKLMMLRPQEVANSPEVARRIGIIAMNTAIEFDIYGNVNSTHVMGSKMMNGIGGSGDFARNAYLTIFFSTSTAKGGKISSIVPMVSHVDHTEHDVDVFITEQGVADVRGLSPRERARKIIENCAHPDYKPMLLDYLERAEKATKNAHTPHILSEAFSWHTRFMETGTMKK, encoded by the coding sequence ATGATTGACATTCGGGACCGGGTGCGGAATAAAGCACTCCATGCCAAAATAGTAAGCGCAGAAGAAGCTGCGGCCATTATCAAGCCCGGGATGAATGTGGCTACTAGCGGTTTTACCCCGGCTGGTTATCCCAAAGCAGTACCTCTTGCCTTAGCTGAAAGAATGAAAAAAGAACCTTTCCAAATTAATCTTTGGACAGGCGCGTCGGTTGGTAAAGAATTAGACGGCGCATTGACAGAAGTTAATGGTATTGCAAGACGCATGCCGTATCAGACTAATACTGAACTTCGCAATGCCCTTAATAAAGGACAAGTTCAATACTTTGATCTTCATCTTAGTGAATCAGCTCAATTGTCACGTTATGGTTTTTTAGGCGGTAAGGTTGATGTAGCTATTGTAGAAGCATGTGCTATTACAGAAGAAGGGCATATTATTCCGACTACATCGATGGGTAATACAGCATCATTCGTCCAAAGCGCTGATATTGTTATAGTAGAAGTTAACACTACTCAGCCATTGGAGCTTGAAGGCATGCATGACGTTTATGTGCCGCTTGATCCCCCCCATCGTTTGCCTATTCCGGTTGTGAAGGCAGATGATCGTATCGGTACTACATATATCCCCTGTGGGCTTGATAAGATTAAATACATAGTTCCTTGCGATATTGGAGACGATGTTCGTCCATTCGCTCCGCTTGATGAAGATTCTAAAGCGATGTCTCAATTTGCAATCAACTTCTTCAGGGATGAAATAAAAGCGGGCCGCTTACCGGAAAATTTACTGCCGCTTCAGTCCGGTGTTGGTTCAGTGGCTAATGCAGTTATTAGTGGCTTTGTTGATTCTGATTTTAAAGATTTGCAAGTTTATACCGAAGTTATCCAAGACGGTATGCTTGATTTAGCTGATGCTGGCAAATTGAAGTTTGCGTCTGGTACTTCGTTCTCGCCTTCTCCGGATGGTTTGGATAGATTGTACAGCAATATCGATAAGTACCGCAAATTAATGATGCTTCGCCCGCAAGAAGTTGCAAACAGCCCGGAAGTTGCCCGTCGTATTGGCATAATCGCTATGAATACTGCTATTGAATTTGATATTTATGGCAATGTTAACTCAACTCATGTTATGGGTAGCAAGATGATGAATGGTATTGGCGGTTCAGGCGACTTTGCCAGAAATGCCTACCTGACTATCTTCTTCTCAACTTCAACCGCTAAAGGCGGAAAAATTTCTTCGATTGTTCCCATGGTTTCTCATGTGGATCATACCGAGCATGATGTTGATGTATTTATAACCGAACAGGGCGTAGCCGATGTTCGTGGTCTGAGCCCGCGCGAACGCGCTCGCAAGATTATCGAAAATTGTGCACATCCTGACTATAAACCTATGCTTCTGGATTATCTCGAAAGAGCGGAGAAGGCAACTAAAAACGCTCATACTCCGCACATTCTTTCCGAAGCATTTTCCTGGCATACCCGGTTTATGGAAACCGGTACAATGAAAAAGTAG
- a CDS encoding redox-sensing transcriptional repressor Rex — protein sequence MKDHIIISKATVDRLPLYYRTLRSSQEEGLEIISSEELGQRLGVTPEQIRKDLAAFGQFGKKGVGYYIRELIRNIGEILGLDRNWNFAVIGIGHLGWALIHYRNFKALGFNLAAMFDVNPEKIGMEIGGVRIDHFDRIEEVIKERNINIGVIAVPQAQAQEVSDKLVAAGVRGIWNFAPCKINVPDTVKVVNEDLSVGLSSISYYLARML from the coding sequence TTGAAAGACCATATCATTATTTCAAAAGCTACCGTTGACCGTCTGCCGCTATATTATCGGACATTACGCAGCAGCCAAGAAGAAGGGCTGGAGATTATTTCTTCAGAGGAACTCGGTCAGCGTCTTGGCGTCACGCCGGAACAAATTCGCAAAGATCTAGCAGCTTTTGGTCAATTTGGTAAAAAAGGTGTAGGTTATTACATCCGCGAATTGATTCGCAATATTGGCGAAATATTAGGACTAGATAGAAACTGGAATTTTGCTGTTATCGGCATTGGGCATCTTGGGTGGGCGCTTATCCATTACCGCAACTTTAAGGCGCTCGGGTTTAATCTAGCAGCAATGTTCGATGTAAATCCCGAAAAAATTGGCATGGAAATCGGGGGCGTTAGGATAGATCATTTCGATCGCATTGAGGAAGTTATAAAGGAACGTAATATTAATATCGGGGTAATTGCTGTTCCGCAAGCGCAAGCCCAAGAAGTTTCCGACAAGTTGGTAGCCGCCGGTGTTCGCGGTATCTGGAACTTTGCACCTTGCAAAATCAATGTACCTGATACAGTCAAGGTGGTAAATGAAGACTTATCAGTTGGTCTTAGCAGTATTTCTTACTATTTGGCTAGAATGCTGTGA